The Magnetospirillum sp. WYHS-4 nucleotide sequence TGGCCGATATTACATTTTGGAATTCGGTCGACATCCTATCATCCATGCTAAAGTCGGCCGAATGGGCGAGTGGGCTGGGAACGGGAGGCTTGCCGTCAAAGGCGATGGCGGTCTTCGGTGTGACGGGGTTGAGAGAATGGGTTTCTTCGAACAGATCTTGACGCTGTTCGGATTCACGAAGCATCAGTCGTTCGTGGCCGCCGTATGCATGGTAATCCTGCTCAGCAATCTCTTCGGGGGATTGCTGCGCAATATCCTTCTTGCCTTCGGCGGACCGATAAAGCCACGCACCTTCACCGAGACCCTGGGCTTCCGCATGGCCTTGGCGTCCGAGGCGATGCTGGTTCTTTTTGCCACCTATTACCATGCGATGCTGATCAGCTATGTGACCGCCGTCCACGTGGTCTTCTGGATGTTCACACTGCTGGCTTCTCCGGTGCTCGCCTATATCGGCGCGCAAGTCACTTTTCTCGTTTTCCAGAAGCGGATCGAAGACCGCATCAAGGCCTACATCGTCTGGGACCGCAACATGAAGAGCCTGCGATTGGCCGAACGCGAGGCAGCCAAGCAGGCTAAGGCTAATCCCCCGAAGCGCCCGGCCCGCAGCTTCGCCCCGGGCCGCAAATAGGGATCTACCCCTTCTTTTCCCAACCGCCGCTTTCCGTCTGCTGCCAATAGGTCAGGTCGTGGCCGGCTGCCTTGCATGCCTTCCAGCGCTCCCGTGCAGACAGAACCGTCTCCTCGTCGTTGCCGTCGAACAAGTCGAAGCAACGTTCGAACTCGCCGACACGGGGCGAGTCCGCCCCATCGGTGAGGAAAAGGTATGTGGCGCCGTTGGGATTCTCGTCTTCGCAGGTCAACCAGATGGGCTGGGCTTGCGGGCTACCGTCCTTGATGCCCCCGTGAGGCAGCCACGAATCCGGATCGTAGGTCCAGAGCAAGGTATTCAGCGCCTCCACCCGTTCCGGCGAGCCGGCCATCACCAGGCCGCGCTTGCCCGAAGCCAGCGTCTTTTCCAACAGCTTGGGCAGGGCCTGTTCCAGCGGCCAGCGCTTCAGGTGGTAGAAGGCGACAGCGGTCACCGCCCCCCTCCCCTACTTGGCCTCGTAATGGTCGGCGATCAGACGATCAAGGAGCCGCACGCCGAAGCCCGCGGCCCCCTTGGGAACCACCGGACGGTCCTTGTTGGTCCAGGCGGTGCCCGCGATATCCAGATGGGCCCAAGGCACGTCGCCGACGAACCGCTTGAGAAACTGGGCCGCGGTGATGCTCCCCGCCGAACGGCCGCCGCTGATGTTTTTCATGTCGGCGATGTCGGACTTCAGCATCTTGTCGTATTCCTCGCCCAAGGGCAGGCGCCAGAGGCGCTCGTCCACGGCCCGGCCGGCAGCGATCAAATGGTCGGCCAGCTTGTCGTCGCTGGCGAAAAGGCCGGCCATCTCGTGGCCCAAGGCGATGACCATGGCGCCCGTCAATGTTGCCAGGTCGACCATGAAGCGGGGCGCGAAGCGATCCTTGCAGTACCAGAGCGCATCGGCCAGCACCAGACGCCCTTCCGCGTCGGTGTTCAGCACCTCGATGGTCTGGCCGGACATCGACGTCACCACGTCGCCCGGACGCTGCGCGTTGCCGGATGGCATGTTCTCGACCAAACCGATGATGCCCACCACGTTCACCCGCGCCTTGCGGCCCGCCAATGCCTTCATCAACCCGATCACCGCGCCGGCGCCGGCCATATCCCATTTCATCTCCTCCATGCCGGCGGAAGGCTTGATGGAAATGCCCCCGGTGTCGAAGGTGACGCCCTTGCCGACGAAAGCCAGAGGTGCCCGCGGGTCCTGGGCGGCGCCCTCCTCCGCCTTCACCTTCCTGCGGCCTTTGGCTTTACCAAGCGCGGCCACCGGCTTGCCGGCGCCCCACCATTGCATGGCGACCAGACGGGGCTCGTTGACGCTGCCCTGGCCGACGCCAAGCAACGAGCCCATACCGAGCTTGCGCATGTCCTTGGCATCGAGAATATCGACTTCGACACCCAACGGTTCCAACTCGTCGCGGGCCTGCTTGGCCATCGCTTCCGGATAGAGGACGTTTGCCGGCTCCGAGACCAAGTCGCGGGTCAGGAAGACACCATCCGCCACCTTGTCCAGCGGCGCGAAGAGACGGCGCGCCTCTTCCGGATCGGCCACCAGGAATTTCACGGTCCGAAGCGTCGGCATATCGTCCTTCTTGCGCTTCGTGAAGTACTTGTCGAAGCTGTAGGAGCGCAGCCGGAGGCCCAGTGCCATTTCGGCCGCCATGGCGGCAGGGGAAAGCTTGCAGCCAGGCAAGGAGTCGACCAGCACGGCGGCAGTCGTCGCTCCCTTGGCGGCCGCCAGGGCGATGTAGATTTGCCCGCCCAAAGCCTGCAAGGTCCCTGCATCCAGCTTGCGCGCCGGTCCCATGCCCAATCCGACCGCTCGGTCCAGCTTGGTGCCGCCCGGCGCCGGCAGGGATAGGATCTGGTCCTTCTCCCCCTTGAAATGGGCAGCCTTGGCGGCCCTGAGAAACCCTCCGTCCA carries:
- a CDS encoding DNA polymerase III subunit chi, whose product is MTAVAFYHLKRWPLEQALPKLLEKTLASGKRGLVMAGSPERVEALNTLLWTYDPDSWLPHGGIKDGSPQAQPIWLTCEDENPNGATYLFLTDGADSPRVGEFERCFDLFDGNDEETVLSARERWKACKAAGHDLTYWQQTESGGWEKKG
- a CDS encoding leucyl aminopeptidase; translation: MKIQFGESGLPATGVAVVGVLSGGKATPSAAALDKAMDGGFLRAAKAAHFKGEKDQILSLPAPGGTKLDRAVGLGMGPARKLDAGTLQALGGQIYIALAAAKGATTAAVLVDSLPGCKLSPAAMAAEMALGLRLRSYSFDKYFTKRKKDDMPTLRTVKFLVADPEEARRLFAPLDKVADGVFLTRDLVSEPANVLYPEAMAKQARDELEPLGVEVDILDAKDMRKLGMGSLLGVGQGSVNEPRLVAMQWWGAGKPVAALGKAKGRRKVKAEEGAAQDPRAPLAFVGKGVTFDTGGISIKPSAGMEEMKWDMAGAGAVIGLMKALAGRKARVNVVGIIGLVENMPSGNAQRPGDVVTSMSGQTIEVLNTDAEGRLVLADALWYCKDRFAPRFMVDLATLTGAMVIALGHEMAGLFASDDKLADHLIAAGRAVDERLWRLPLGEEYDKMLKSDIADMKNISGGRSAGSITAAQFLKRFVGDVPWAHLDIAGTAWTNKDRPVVPKGAAGFGVRLLDRLIADHYEAK